The Polymorphobacter megasporae genomic sequence TGAAGGCGCGCAGCGCCGCCGCGACGTCGTCGGTCCGGGCGAGCTCGTCGGCGAGGACGAGCCCGTCCTCGACCGCGAGCCCCGCGCCGGAAGCCATGTGCGGCGTCGTCGCGTGTGCAGCATCGCCGATCAGGACGACGCGACCGAGGTACCACGGATCGGTGAGCAAAAGCCATTCGAGCGGGCGATAGTTGATCTGCGAATGCTCGCCGAGGCCGGCGCGGATCGTCGGCACGATGCCGCCGAACGGCGCCATCAGGGCGCTCAGATGCTCGATGTGCATCTTGGGCGCGAACCACGGGTTGCCGGGGACATGTTCGAGCAGGAAGACGTACATCTCATCCTGCGAGATTGGCGACATGCCAATCTTGAGCGGACCGCCGAAATAGATTTCAGCACGGTCAATTTCGGGCGGACGGTCGGCGACGATCCGCCAGCACCCCTGATCGGTGAACTTCGGTTTCGCCGCGTCGGGAAAGATCATGTTGCGCATTTTGGAAAAAATGCCGTCGGCACCGACGACCAGATCGTAGCGCGCCGTCGTGCCGTCGGTCAGCGCGACATCGACGCCGTCGTCGTCCTGATCGAGCGTGGCGACCGTCACGCCGAGTCTGACCTCGACCCCGGCGCTGCGGACGCGCGTCGACAAGATATCGTGCAGCACTGGGCGCATGACGCCGCCGCCGTACATGATCGGCGGCGACCCCGGGGGTGCAAATCTCGGTTCGCCAAGCGCCGCGCCGTCGAACCTCTTAGGGCGCATGCCGTTGTGGACGAAGCCCCGGGTCCGTATGTCGTCGAGCACCCCGAGATCGTCGAACGCGCGCAGCGACATGCCGGTGATTGTGATGCCCGCGCCGTAGACCCGCCAGTTCGGATCGGAATCGATCAGCGTCACGGCGACGCCCCGCCGGGCCAGCGCGAGCGCGGCGGTCATGCCGCCGATGCCCCCGCCGACGACCAGAACGCTATCGATCATGCTGCTGCCTTTCGCGAGAATACCAAGGTCACGCTGGTACGCACCAGAGACCCTTATCGGCGTTCGCCGTCACATGCGGAACGTTCCCCATGATGATCCGCCCGGTCCCCCACTGGTCGGTGATATCGGGCCGCATCTCGAACGTCGTCGGCACCCACGTCGCCTCGTCGACGTCCTCGAGATCGGAAGTGTATTCGACGGCGTTACCGTTGGGGGTGAGATAATAAGTGAAGGTGTTGTTGCCGGCAGTATGGCGACCGGGGCCCCAACTCAGCTTGACGCCGTCGCGCGTCATCCGCGCGAGGCCGCGCATCATCTCGTCGACCGAGCTGACATCGAAGGCAACATGGTTGAGCGCCGGCGGTCCTCCCATGATCGCGAGGCGGTGATGCGCCGGGTTGCAGCGCATGAACACCATGAACTGCCCGATCCAGTCCGACACGCGGAAGCCGAGCGCATCCTCGTAGAATTTGAGCAGGCCCTTCATGTCGGGCGAGTGCAGCACGATGTGGCTGAGGCCGACCGGGATCGCCTCCCCCGGCTTCAGTGTCCGCGCGACCCGGTTTTCGGTATCGCAAATGACCTCTATCGCACGCCCGTCGGGATCGAAGAAGCGCGCGGCATAGCCCCCCGCCGGCCCCGCGGCGGGTCCGGGTTCGGCGATCGGCGTCGCCCCGGCCGCGACCGCCTGCGCGAAGATCGCGTCGACGTCGGCGCGAGACGCGGCCGAAAAGCCGATTAGATCGGTCTTTTTCTCGTCATCCTGCCGCAACCGGACGACGAAGGGATACGCCGATCCCTCGGCGGCGAAATAGACCTTGCCGTGCGCCTCGGCGACCTCGGTCAGGCCCCAGGTCTCGCCGTAGAACTTACGTTCGGCGACGAGGTCGGGAACGGCATGGGCGATATACTGCAGGTCGCTAACCCGGGCGATTGGCATGGCATCTTCCTATGATGTGATCGTCCGGACTTTAATTCCCATACACAGGAAATACAAGTCTAGACGATCGCGATGCTATTGAAACCGCGCGCCGACGCGTACACCGAATGTCCGTGGCGCGCTCGCGACCGCCGACTGGACGTTGAGCGTCGCATTGACGTTGGACTGCGTGATCCGCCGCTTGTCCTCGATATTGTTGATGAACGCTGTCAGAAACCACCTGTCGGCATCGGGCGAGAGCGTAAGCGACGCATCGGACTGGAACGCCGCCTTGGAAATCGTCCATGGCTGGAAACTCGTTGTGGCGAAGAAGTCACCGCGCCACCGCGTGCCGACCTGACCGACGAGCTTGTAGCCATCGAGCTTGACCGTCTGCTCGACGTTGACGTTGAACGACCATTTCGGCGAGAACAGCGCCGTCTTGCCGGAGCAATCGACGTTGTACTGCGTTGTGACGGTATAGGGGCACGCGAAGTTCGGGGGCGTCGGGGCGGCAAGCGACGCCGTGAATGGATAATAATCATACTTGGCATCGAGATACTGGACGCTGCCGCCCAGTCGCGTAGTCGGCGTGGCCTGCACGTCGAAGTCGACATCGACGCCCTTGATCGTGCTGTTGCCGACGTTCGAGGTATAGAAAACCGAATTCGGCGGCGACGCGAAGTCGGTCCCGAACTGGCTGACCTGCTGGTCCTTGTACTTCCAGTAAAACCCTTCAATGTTCACCTGCACACGGTTATCGAAGAAGCGGTTCTTCGACCCGATCGTCCACGCCTGGATCGTTTCCGGCTTATAAGTTTCGCGCCCGACACCGAAGCTGAACCCGCCGGCGTGGAAGCCGGTTTCGTAGCTGGCGTAGAGCAGATTGGCCGGTGTGACCTGCCAATCGGCAGCAAGGCGGTAGGTGAACTTCTTGGTTTCGAGCGCCGAATTGATCGAGATCGGCGCATTGAGGACGAACGGCGCCGTCTGCGACCCGCCCGCCGCCGGCGGCAGGGCGAACAACGGCACCCGCGTGACCGGAATGCCGCGCGCTGTGTAGAACGCCACCAGATCGGAGGCGTTCGAAACGAGCGGGGTCAGCGGCAGATTTGGGCAGAAATCCTGCGGCGGCGCCGGGTTGCCGCAGAAAACCACATACGTATCGCTTATCCCGTTGAACCGCTTTCGGTCGTCCGTGTAACGTCCGGCGGCGGTCAAGGTCACCGTATCGGTCGCGTGGAATGCCAGCCGCCCGAATGCCGCCTTCGAATTGGTACCGGTGATGTAGTTCTGGAACGGTGTCAGCGTCAGCTGATTGATCACCGATTTGTCCTTGATGTTCTCGTCGAACAGGAACGCGCCGACGAGATAATCGACCGCCGTCCCGATCTTGCCGGCGAAGCGCGCCTCGACGGTGGTCTGTCGGCTGTGCTCGTTGATCAAGAAGGCGCGGAAGTTCGACGTCGTCGAATTCGAGTTGATCGCCGACTCACGGTATCCGGTCTGGACGGTCAGCGTCCCCAAATCGGTTTTCCAATTGGTCTCATTGGTCACGCCCCAGGCCGTATTGTCCTGCCGCGGATAGCTGTTGACGGGTTCCGACAGGCGGCCGGCCTGCGAGATGAAGCGGGTCTGGACGAATGCCTCGGTGCGCGGATCGTGAACGCCTACCGTCGGGCCGAATTGCGGTGTCGGGGTGAACACAAACGCTTTTGTCGGAAAATTATAGGCATATGTGCCGTAGACGTACGATCCCGTCCCGACACCGCCCTGATGTGAGTAATCAGCCCCGATCCGGGTCGTCAGGTTGGGCGTCAGTTCCGCCAGTGCCTGAGCGCGGAACCCGTACTCGTTCTGGTCGCCGGTGCCGTCGGACAGATAGCCGTCATGCTTGTTGTAGGTGCCCGAAAGGCGGAAGGCACCGGTGTCGCCGATCGGCAGGTTGATTGCACCGCGACCCTGGACCGCGCTGTAATTGCCGTAGCTGGCCTCGAAAGCGGCGCTCGACTCCCCGATCACCGGGTGGTTCGGAAGGACGTTGATCGCGCCGCCGGTGGCGTTGCGGCCATAGAGCGTCCCTTGCGGCCCCTTGAGCACTTCGACGCGCTGAAGATCGTAGAAGAACCCCTGAGTCGAATTCGGGCGGCCGATATAGACGCCGTCGTAGTTGAACGAGATCGCCGGGTCGCTGTACGCGTTCGCCGTTGTGTTGCCGACGCCGCGCAGGAAGAAGGTTGTGTTCGGACCGCCCGATGCGGTCGCGATGAGGGCTGGGACGACGCGCGACAGATCCTCAGCGCGGGTGACGTTTTGGCGGATTAATTCCTCGGGCTTGATCACCGCGATCGCGACCGGTGCCTTTTGCGCCGATTCGGTGGTGCGCTGCGCGGTAATGATGATGTCCTGCAGGCCGGTGGGAACCTCGTCGGACGCCGCAACCTGCTGCGGCGCTGGTGTGGTCGGCGCAGTCTGCGCCTGCCCCGATGACGCGGTGATGGCCAAAACCGACACGGACGCCAAAATAATGTGGTTCACGATTCCTCCCCCTTGCTTGGTTCTAGCGACCAATATTCCTGCGATACAGAATAGCGCGAAGGCCTGCAACTATTATTGTCAGATGTCTGTCGATCTACCATTTTCGGATCGTACCGGTTATGGTTCGCCGGAGCGGTCGGGGGAGGTTCAATGCGGCAAGCGGGTGGCGTGCGGGTCGTGGTCACAGGAGCTGCAGGCTTCATCGGCCGCGCGGTGGTCGACCGGATCGAGCGCGGCGCGCTCGGGCCCGTGACCGAGCTCCGGTTGAACGACGTCCAGGCTTTCGAGCGCCCAAGCGCGGTAGTCATCACCGGCACCTATGCCGACCCGCACGTCCGCGCGCGGCTGGTCGAGTGCGGAGTCGACGTTCTCTTCCACCTCGCGTCTTTGCCGGGCGGCGCCGCCGAGCGCGAGCCGGCGCTCGGCAGGAGCGTCAACCTCGACGGTTCGCTAGCATTGCTCAACGCCGTCGCCGGGAACGGCGCGCCGGTCGTCGTCTATACCAGCTCGATCGCGGCGCTGGGCCGGGCCGATCAAATCGTGACCGATAGCACGGCGCTTCGCCCCTCCGGCAGTTACGGCACCCACAAGGCGATGGTCGAACTCTACCTCGCCGACCTGACGCGGCGGGGCCTGGTCGACGGCCGCGCCATCCGCCCCGCCGGGATCGTCGCCCGTCCGCGCGGCGCCTATGCGGGCTTTGCGACGGCATGGATGAGCGACTTGTTCCATGCCGCGGTCGAACGCCGTGACATCGCGGTGCCGGCGCGCGCCGACTCGCACATCTGGCTGCAGAGCGTGGACGCGGTCGCCGACAATACCATCCACGCCGCGATGATGTCGGCGGCGGCGCTGGCGGCGCACCGTGCGTGGACGCTGCCCGCTACCGTCGTACGGCTCGAATCGCTCGTCGCGGCGCTGGCGAAGCGGACGGGGCACGCGCTGCGCGTCGACTATGGCGGCGGGAAGAACGACCAGCCGCCGCTCGACGCCAGCGCCGCGTTCGAAATCGGCTTCGTCAGCGACGGCAATACCGAAGCGCTGGTCGACGCGGTGATCGCGCGGATCGAGCGCGGCTAGGACAACGCTTGCCGATGGATTTTTTATTCCTTATGCAGTGAATAAAGCCGTCGAAACGGCGCGAAAGACGGGGTCAGGATCATGCAGCAATGATGGATTTGTTCGATCTTTCGGGCAGGATCGTGCTGGTGACGGGGTCGACCCGCGGCCTCGGCTATGCGATCGCCGAGGCGATGATCGCGCGCGGCGCGACCGTAATCGTCTCGAGCGAGAACGCCGCCGACACCGCCGCCGCCGCCGAGGCGCTTGGTGCAACGGGCATCGTTTGCGACGTGGCGGACGATGCCGCGATCGCTGCGCTTGTCGCGCAGACGGTCGAGCGCTTCGGCGGGATCGACATCCTCGTGTCAAACGCCGGCATCCAGGGCGGCGCGTCGGCCGATCCGCTCGACATGGCGGTGTTCGATCGCGTTATCGCAGTCAATTTGCGGTCGATGGTCGTGCTGACCAAGCATGCGCTGCCGGTGATGGCCGGGCGCGCGGGCGCGTCGGTGGTGTTGATCGCGAGCATCGCCGGCTTGCGCGGCAACGGCCGGATCGAGGGCTATGCGATGGCAAAGGCGGGAGTGGTCCAGCTCGCGCGCAACCTTGCGGTGCAATGGGGGCCGAAGGGCGTCCGCACCAACGCGATTGCCCCCGGGCTGATCGCGACGAGCTTCGCCGACCGGCTGATCAACAACAAACCGTTCATGGAAATGCGGATGCAGATGACACCGCTACGCCGCGTCGGCCAGCCGCACGAGATCGCCGGCGCGGCGGTGTTCCTCGCCGCCCCTGCCGGCGGCTTCGTCAATGGCCAGGTGATCGTCGTCGACGGCGGCACCGTGATTACCGATGGGAGCTGAGATGAAGAACTTATCGCCCGTTCGCCGCGTCGTGACCGGACACGACGCCGCCGGCAAGGCAGTCGTGATCTCCGACGATGCTTTTCTCGGCCAACCGAATCCGAATGGGACTGCTATCCTGACGACGATTTGGACGTCGACGGGGTCGCCGGTCGACAATGACGATGCCACCGACGGACGAAGCCGCAACGTCGACCTCGTCCTGCCCAGCGGATCGGTGATCCGCACCGTCGACATGTTCCCCGGCACGACCGCGCCGATGCACCGCACGAGCAGCCTCGATTACGGCATCGTGCTATCGGGTTCGATCGAGCTGATCCTCGACGACGGCGCGACGACATTGGTCGAGCCGGGCGGGATCGTCATCCAGCGCGGCACGATCCATTCGTGGCGCAACCCGAGCGCCGACACGACCGCGCGCGTCGCCTTCGTTTTGCTCGACGCCAAACCGGTGACGGTCGACGGCAAGCCGCTCGAGGACCTTCACCCGCGCCTCAACCTCAAGCCCTGACATGAAGGACCAAACCATGACGCTGACACGGCGGACGCTGCTCGCGGGGACTGTAGCTCTGGGCGCCGCCGCCACGGCCGGTGCCTCCCCGCCGCGCAAGCGGGCGTACCGCCGCATCGCGACCGAGGAGGGCTTCCTGTCTCCCGGGGTGCTCGCGCAGAATAACAAGACGCATATCCCCGGCGTGCCGTTCATCGTCGACGGCGGACCGGGCGGCGGGATCGGGCGCGTGCTGACCGACCTCGATGCCGGACGGATCGCGGCGATGGATGCCGACGGCATCGACATGCAGCTGCTTTTGCTGGCGTCGCCCGGGGTCCAGATATTCGAGCGCGCGACCGCGGTGGCGCTCGCCGCCGAGTCGAACGACTATGTCGCCGCCGCGTGCAAACGCCATCCGACGCGCCTCGCGGCGCTCGCGGCGGTCGCGCCGCAGGACCCGGCGGCGGCAGCGAAAGAGCTCGAGCGCGCGACGCGGACCCTGGGGTTGAAGGGCGCGGTCATCAACAGCCACACCTTCGACCATTATCTTGACGAGAAACAATTCTGGCCGATTTTCGAGGCCGCCGAAGCGCTCGACTTGCCGATTTACATCCACCCGCGCGAACCTGCGACCGGGATGCGCGAAATCATGTCCGGTCCGGTCGCCGGCGGCCCGGCGTGGGCCTATGGGGTCGAGGTCGGCACCCACGTCCTCAAGCTGATCAGCGCGGGGGTGTTCGACCATTTCCCCAAGCTCAGGATCGTCGTCGGCCATATGGGTGAAGCGCTGCCCTTCTGGCTGCCACGGATCGACAATCGCTACGTCGCGATGCGCGCGGGCATGTTCGGCGGCGCGAAGCCGATGCAGCGGCTGCCGAGCGATTATATCCGCGAAAACCTGTGGGTGACGACGAGCGGCATGAACTACTGGCCGCAGCTCCGCATGACGCTCGACGTCCTCGGCCGCGACCGCGTGATGTATGCGACCGACTACCCGTTCGAGAAGCAGGCGGAGGCGGTCGGCTTCGTCGAGGCGATGCCGCTGAGCGAGAGCGACAAAAAGGCCCTGTTCGAAGACGTCGCCGCCCGGGTCTTCAAGATTTGATCGCGCGCGCGAAACCCGATGGCCACGCGACGAGGGGACAATAAGCTGGCGCTGGTTGCCAACCCTCCGCGGAAACGGGATACCGCCGCAATGGCCACGACTGCTCCACGGACGAAGCCCGCGATCAAGAAGCGTGGGCAGGGCCGTCCCGTGTCGGGCGAGAACGACGTCGGGCGTGAGCGGCTGCTCGTCGCTGCCGAAGAACTGCTGCGCGAAATGCCACCGTCGCGTGTGACGATTTCGCGGATCGCGCGCGCGGCGAATGCCGATCCGGCGCTGATCCGCTATTACTTCGGCAATCGCGCAGCGCTGCTCGTCGAAGTCATCGACCGCGTCACCGGACACCCGCGGCTCGAAGCGCGCCCGAAGGAAAAGCCGGTCGCCGAACTAGGCGCGCATATTGCGCGAACCGTCCAGCTCGTCCGGCGCGCACCATACCTCCACCGGTTGATCAACGACGAGCTCGAAGAAATCGGCAACAAGGAAGCGCGCGAGCGGGTCCGCGGGATGAACCGCGACGTCGTCGATTACTATCGGAAGCTGTTGAGCGCCGATGGCGGCGTCGATCTGGTCGCGACCGATCCGCTGTTCCTCCATCTCGCCGTGCTCGGCGCGAGCGACTTCTTCTCTTCGGCCGGGTCGCTGATCCGTGAATTGCTGCCCGAAGGGGCCGACCTCGAGCAGTCGACCGCCGACTTTCAGGCGTTCCTCGTCAAGCTGTTTCTCGACGGGATGCGCAAGCGCTGACGGGGCTCACGTCGAAATGTCGAGCGGCGGCTCGACCGCCGACAGCACGCGGACATGCTCGACCATCATCGGAAAGCTGAAGCCGCCCGACAATTTGATCCGGAAGGTGAATAGCAGAAATGGGTGTGCGCCGGCGGCGAACATGGCGGCGAAATCGCAATCGCGGAGCTGGCGATATTCCTCGTTGGTCAGTCCCCGATCGGCGAGAAACGGCTCGGGCGCGGTGATGAACGTTGCCGCCTTAACGTCGTCGCGCGCGACTTCCCACAGCACCTTGTTGACGGCGTAGCGGCTCATGTCCGGCCTCCGTTGAGCTGGTCTTCGGTCCACTCGAGCAGGATCATCAGCGGCTGCGCCCGCGACGGGACATAGTCGTGCCACGAGTAGGGCGCGCCATCGGCAACCCCATAAGCGAAGATAAAGCCGAGAAAGCCGGGCGTGTTGTTGCCCTGCGCGTACATCTCCTCCCAAGACGAGTGCGCGACGAGCTCGGCGACATCGTTGCGCAGCATCGCGTCGTTGACGATGCGGTCCCATTCGCTCTCGGGGCGCTCGGTATGGCGCAGCATGTACGGACCGCCGACGCCGTTGGTCATGTGGCCGGTGCAGATTACCGCGACGCGCAGATTCTCGGGCCATTCCTCGATGATCTTGCGGACGATGTGGCCGACCTTGAGATAGCGTCGCGCCGGCGGCACCGGCGGCGCGAGGAAGTTGAGGAAGATCGGCACGACCGGCAGATCGCCCTGTGGGCGCATAAAATTGAGCGGGACCGAAAAGGCGTGGTCGACGACGAACTCGTCCGAGTAAGCGAAGTCGATATCGTTCTCGAAACCCTGCGTCAGGATGTACCGCGCCAACTGCCCTTCGATCGGCGCGTCATAGGTCGCGAGTCCCCAGTCGCGCTGTTCGTATCCGGGCGGCCCGGCGACGCGTTCGGCCTTGCCGATCAGGAACGCCGGCATGTTGTTGAAGAAGAACTGGCAGAGGTGATCGCTGCCCGCCATGACGATGACGTCGGGTCGCGATGCCTCAAGTCCCTCGCGCATCCGCGCGATCCCGTCGAGCAGGCGCCGCGCCTCGACCGAGACCGGCCTGCCGTCGCGCCCCGCCCCCGGCAGGACCGGATCGTGCGGACAGACCGAGAGGTGCACCAGTCTTGCCATCGTCGTCTTTCCATTGCGCGCGACATGAAGCTGGTCGTCCGCTTGACCGGATGGATAGAACACCGGTCAGCGCAGTCGAATTGATGGTTGAGATAGCTCGTATCGGTAACCGCGCCTTGTGATGCCGTCCTGGGAACCGCATTCAGCCGTCATGGCAACCAATGCAGATGCACCCAACCAGTTGACCCGTTATTCACGCACGGCGATTTTGCTGCACTGGTCGATTGCAACATGCGTCCTCGCGACCATCCCGATCGGCTGGTACGGCGCGACCTTCAAGACCGCGGCAGGGCAGTCGGCAACAAACCTGCACAAGTCGATCGGCATCGCGATCTTGGCCCTGACGCTGGTGCGGGTCGCATGGCGGCTGGGCCACCGGCCGCCGCCGCTGCCGACCGCGATGACGCCGATGATGCGCCGCATCGCCCGCGCGACGCACGTCCTGTTCTACGTCCTGCTTCTCGTCCTGCCGCTGAGCGGCTGGTGGATGAGCTCGGCGGTTCCGGTCCGCCACGCTTTCGGGTTCGGCCTGTTCGACGTTCCCTTCCTGCCGGTCCCGCGAGGCTGGGCGTCGGCGGGCGGCGCGCACTTCATCCACGTCAATCTCGCGTGGCTGATGGTCGGTCTCGCCGTCCTCCACATCCTTGCGGCGCTGCGCCACCGGTTCATCGAGCGCGACGGCGTGCTGACGCGGATGCTGCCGCGACTCACCTGATCCTTTAACCGTTCCACCCCCTCGAGAGGTCGACATGTCAGACAAGCCAGCCCCCGCCGGACGCGGGCCGTTGCCGCAGAAATTCCCGCACGAGCCGGAACGCTATCGCAAGGCGGCCGAACTGATCGTCGCGATGCGTCGCGGCGAGATCGAGCTGCAGGGCGCGGAGGGCTTCCCCGAAGACGCCGCGCCGCGCAACCGCGACGAGGCTCAGATCATCAACGACATCGTGATCGAGTTGCTCGGCCGCGCCGTGCTCGGGTGGAAGTTCTACATCGGCGCGATGATCCAACAGGCCCCGCTGCGCACGGCGATTTACGACATCTGGGAAAGCCCCGCGGTCCTGCCGCCCGAATGTTCGCAGCATCGCTGGATCGAACCCGAACTCGCGTGCCGCACGCTGCGCGACTTCGCGCCCCGCGAAAAGCCGTACAGCTATCAGGAGATCGTCGAGGGCATGGAAGTGCTGCCGGTGTTCGAGATCATCGGACCGCGCTTCCGCTTCGATTCCGCCGCGCACATGCGGAAAATCGTCAACGGTTATCGCATCAACCCGCGGTTCGACGGACTGGCCGACGGCAATGCCTCGGGCGGATACGTCGTCGGCAAGGCGGTCAAGGACTGGCAGGAGTTCGATTTCCTCAAGATGCGCGTGACGATGGACGCCGGCGACGAGCGGCTGGTCGACACCGTCGGCGGGCACCCGCTGGTCGATCCGTTCATGTCGATGTTCCCGCTCGTCAACCTGATGCGCAGCCGCGAAGGCCTCAAGGCGGGCAACCTGGTGGCGACGCATTCCTATTCGGGCTTCATCCCGGTCCCGGCGGACGAAAAGGTGGTCAGCACCTTCAGCTATTTCGAGCCGATCGAAGCGGTCTTCGCCTCGACTTGACCGCCGCTTGCGAGGATCGCGGCACGCCCGTAGACGCATTCGATGCGTCTCGAAAAGCTCGACCTCAACCTGTTGATCGCGCTCGATGCCCTGCTGCAGGAACGCGGCGTTTCGCTCGCCGCCGACCGGCTCAACCTCAGCCAGTCGGCGGCGAGCGGCGCGCTTTCCCGGCTGCGCGAGTATTTCAAGGACGATCTGCTCGTCCTGCAGGGGCGCAGCATGGCGCTGACCCCGCGCGCCGAAAAGCTGGTCGATCCGGTCCACTCGGTGCTCGAGCAGATCCGCGCGACGATCATGGTCGCCGAACCGTTCGACCCGGCGACATCGGACCGGACGCTGACCGTCATGGCGACCGACTATATCTTCGAAATTCTGCTGCGCCCGGCGATCGTCGCCTGCGCCGTCGAAGCGCCGGGTATCCGCTTCGAACTCGTGCCGATCATCGAGCATCCGGTCGAGGCGCTGCAGCGCGGCCGCGCCGACATCCTGATCGGGATCGACAACGTCATCTCGAGCGAGCAGCCGAGCGCCTTGCTCTACACTGAGGATTTCGTCGTCGCTGGCTGGCAGGGCAATCCGATGCTGCAGGGGCCGATGACACTCGACTGCTACGAGCGGCTCGCGCATGTCGCGGTCCGCTTCGGCCAGGCGACGTCGAGCTATGAAGCGACCGCGACGAGGTTGCGGTCGGTCGCGCGCCGGGTCGAGGTGATCGCGCCGAACTTCTCGTCGGTCGGGGGGTTGCTGGTCGGCACCAACCGGATCGCCACGATCCACCGGCTCCTGGCGGTGCGGCTCGCCGAGTATCTGCCGCTCGTGCTGATGGAGCTGCCCTTCGAGCTGCCGCCGGTCCGCGAAAGCGCGCAGTGGTCGTCGCGCAGCGCAAACGATCCGGCAGTGGCGTGGCTGGTCGAGCGGCTCAAGGGGATCGCCAAGCAGCTGCGGTCGACGTCGGGTGCCCCGCCCGAACGGAACGGGCGCAGCTAGCTGCTCAGGAACTCGACGATCGCCGGGACGGCCTCGGGGTCTTCGTTGAGGAAGCCATGCGCGCCCTCGAACAGTCGCATCACCGACCCGGGAATCTTCGCCGCCATCGCGCGCTGCCCCGCCTCGGTTCCGAGCAGGTCGTAGCGCCCGCCGAACAGCGCCACCGGCACCCCGATCTGGTCGAGCCAGCCGAGCGCGTCATGCTCCTCGCGCGCTTCGAGCTGGCGTCGCGCGCCCATCGCCGCGTGCGGATCCGACGGATCGACCGGGCCGCCGCGCTTCTTGCCCTGCTCGATCAGGATGAGCGCCTCCTCGGGGTTAGCCGCCTGCCATTCGAGCGATTTGCGCAGGTCGAGCGAGAGCATCTTCCGCGCGCGCGTCTCCGGGTCCTTGGCGTGTAGCGCAAGCAGCGGATAGCCATACGACCCGCCGGGGTTGGCGCACGCGAGGACCATCTTCGTGATCCGTGCGGGATGCCGCCGCGCGAATTCCTGCGCCACCGACCCGCCGAAC encodes the following:
- a CDS encoding TetR/AcrR family transcriptional regulator; its protein translation is MATTAPRTKPAIKKRGQGRPVSGENDVGRERLLVAAEELLREMPPSRVTISRIARAANADPALIRYYFGNRAALLVEVIDRVTGHPRLEARPKEKPVAELGAHIARTVQLVRRAPYLHRLINDELEEIGNKEARERVRGMNRDVVDYYRKLLSADGGVDLVATDPLFLHLAVLGASDFFSSAGSLIRELLPEGADLEQSTADFQAFLVKLFLDGMRKR
- a CDS encoding cytochrome b is translated as MATNADAPNQLTRYSRTAILLHWSIATCVLATIPIGWYGATFKTAAGQSATNLHKSIGIAILALTLVRVAWRLGHRPPPLPTAMTPMMRRIARATHVLFYVLLLVLPLSGWWMSSAVPVRHAFGFGLFDVPFLPVPRGWASAGGAHFIHVNLAWLMVGLAVLHILAALRHRFIERDGVLTRMLPRLT
- a CDS encoding LysR family transcriptional regulator; this translates as MRLEKLDLNLLIALDALLQERGVSLAADRLNLSQSAASGALSRLREYFKDDLLVLQGRSMALTPRAEKLVDPVHSVLEQIRATIMVAEPFDPATSDRTLTVMATDYIFEILLRPAIVACAVEAPGIRFELVPIIEHPVEALQRGRADILIGIDNVISSEQPSALLYTEDFVVAGWQGNPMLQGPMTLDCYERLAHVAVRFGQATSSYEATATRLRSVARRVEVIAPNFSSVGGLLVGTNRIATIHRLLAVRLAEYLPLVLMELPFELPPVRESAQWSSRSANDPAVAWLVERLKGIAKQLRSTSGAPPERNGRS
- a CDS encoding alpha/beta fold hydrolase yields the protein MPFAQVRDLKLYYEIVGAGPRLLFINGTGADLRQRQPYVDTLSKRFTVLRYDQRGLGQTEKPDRRYSMADYADDAAALMDVAGWDRAAVLGVSFGGSVAQEFARRHPARITKMVLACANPGGSYGYPLLALHAKDPETRARKMLSLDLRKSLEWQAANPEEALILIEQGKKRGGPVDPSDPHAAMGARRQLEAREEHDALGWLDQIGVPVALFGGRYDLLGTEAGQRAMAAKIPGSVMRLFEGAHGFLNEDPEAVPAIVEFLSS